A stretch of DNA from Candidatus Brocadia sp.:
GCGGCTCCTGCAGCGGCACCGCGTCCGGCGTCGCCGGCAACAGCCCCTACAGCAGCACCTGTCGCTGCTCCTATAGCGGTACTCACGGCTGTCTGTTCAGCAATTTTCTTTTCAGTGCGATACTTACCAGCATGTGCCTTTGCAAGCTGAAAACATTCATCGATATCTTTATCAGCTACTTCACGTCCGACCGTATTGAGATGCTCATTGGGATAAAGGACAGGCCTTTTTGTGGCACACGAAGTAGTTATGAATAGTACTGAAAGAAGGACTATGAATAAGTGACTTATCATTTTCATATTCATATTAAGAAATATTATAAATAAAAATAGCCATTTTTAAAATCAAATTATTCTGCACTCCAAAAAGAGATGCCTTTTTCTTCGGCGTCTTTTCATGAAGCAACTGAGTAATACACATTAAGTCATTGAAAATTGATCCTTCAAATAATCTTCGAAGGTATTCAATAATGCTTTCTGATTCATGCCTTTGTGCTTATGGGTGAGAAGGGTGCAGATCTGTTTTTTGACATTGTTCAAAAGAATCCTGTGATCATAGAGTAATCGGGCTACATCCTGAATTTCCAGATAGAGTTCAAGGATGTCTCCGCCTGGACTGCTTATAATACAGCGCTCATCCCATCCCAACCAATCCCACTTGCATACCATATTTAATTTTCCTGCAATAAATGTATTGAAGACCGCCTGAAACCAGAGGCGATGATATTTGCCGTCAAAGACTATATACGCAGGCTCACCCCAATGGCCTTCGCAGGATGACCATGTTGAAATCCCAAGGGAAGAAATCGATTTCACCAGGCGTGCTATGAAAGGTTCCAGGTCATATACCCGTATCGCAGGAAGTTGCCCGTATGTCATAAAGTGATCGAACTTGCCATACCTATCCCGTTCCCAATTTAAACGAAAAAGATCAACAGGAATCTCATTGGTAAAGAGCTCAATTACATATTGATTGTTATTTATATCAAACAATTGTATATCGATACCATCAAAATATACATGCTGGTTCTGAGAAATATCTTCGTTATCGCGTTTATCAATAGCGTCCTGATGAGGTTTATTGTAAATCTTTTTATAATCAATATTCTGCAGTGCTTCAAGGAATTCTCCATCATCTCTATGTGAATCGTCACTCAATCGTATTTTTCCGGAACTCACGTCCAATTCTATTAAAAATCCCCTTGCCGAAAAGATTTCATAAAAACGATCAATATGTTCTTTTTTTCCCTGTGTTATTTTTTCAATAAACTTTTCTATAAGGGATGTGTTCATTTGTTTGCCAAGGGTAATTATGCGTGATAAGAAATTGATTTTGTCATACGAAATAATAGTATAACAACTGCCAAAGAAATACAACTTTTAATGTTGCTGAAATATATTTTTGCCTGATATACTTTGTACTATTTCTATTTTTCCCGGTGAAAAGAATTTTTAATTTTACATGTCAGGACAAATGATCCTCCTCACCATATTGCCGTTAACCTGGCCTAATATGCCTCCCATTGGACTGGGATACCTCCAGGCGTTCCTTGCACAAAAGGGGATTGGTGCAGACTTGATAGACTTTAATCAGATTTTTTATACCTTATCCGACCATCAACTGCAAAAGCAGTGGCGGGTGAGTTGTAATACGTTTTTCGAAGAAAATATCCTTTCTCTGATGAAACAAAATAATCCCGGGGAATTTCAGGGTGCAATAGAGAAGATATTGAGCTATGAGGTTGTAGGATTCTCTTGTTTCAAGAGTAACTTTGAAACTACTGTGAGTATAGCAGAACTCCTGAAATCAAAGAAAAATACCCTAAAGGTTGTATTGGGGGGACCAGAAATTACCCGCCAATATTTTAAAAGTGAAGGCAATTTTCATGAGAGGGTCATCCGTGTAGCTGATTACCTGATTGTGGGTGAAGGTGAAGTTCCTTTGTATCAATATCTTATTGGCAGCAATACTCATAAAAAGGTAGCAACGTTCGAGCAACTTAGTGATTTAACAGACCTCCCGTTTCCCCGTTATACAGGAATTGACCAGAATGTCTATCCCAGGAGAAACACCATACCACTACAGTTTTCAAGGGGATGTATCCGGAGATGTAACTTTTGTTCGGAAAGGCTCCTCTACAAAAATTTCAGGACAAGAAACGTCAGCAGTCTCATCGATGAAATCCGGTATCATAAAACACACAACAAGACACAATACTTTGTGTTTTACGATTCCTTAATCAATGCGGACATGAAGAAATTAGAAGTATTATGTGACAGCATCA
This window harbors:
- a CDS encoding radical SAM protein; protein product: MSGQMILLTILPLTWPNMPPIGLGYLQAFLAQKGIGADLIDFNQIFYTLSDHQLQKQWRVSCNTFFEENILSLMKQNNPGEFQGAIEKILSYEVVGFSCFKSNFETTVSIAELLKSKKNTLKVVLGGPEITRQYFKSEGNFHERVIRVADYLIVGEGEVPLYQYLIGSNTHKKVATFEQLSDLTDLPFPRYTGIDQNVYPRRNTIPLQFSRGCIRRCNFCSERLLYKNFRTRNVSSLIDEIRYHKTHNKTQYFVFYDSLINADMKKLEVLCDSIIEHFGSIHWEAQIAIRNDMDQKLLKKMKQSGCYSLFIGLESASNTTLKNMNKGFTTDDALNFFHALCQANLFFGISIIVSYPGETDQDFQNTLDFIIHHKEIIPQIAQINPFTYYDGTSADETADYSTNPTSLRRMEILVEEIKRHKLKYTNAFIGNLIEK